The stretch of DNA CGCACTCCGTTTACAGCTCCACGGGCGTCGAACAGTAGTTCATCCGCGGCCTCGCCGGTGAAGATCTCCACGCCCTCGCGCTCGGCCTGTTTGCCCAGCCACTTCACGAACTCGGCGAGCGACATGAGGTACTTGCCCCTGTTGGAGAGGGGTGGAGGAACTATCGGTATCGGAATCCTGCGCCGCTCGGTGAGGAAAGAGAGCGACTCGTGTTTGATCTTCGGCCCGATCGGGGGATCGAGCTCGCGGAAGTTGGGAATGAGTTCCTCGAGCGCGCGCGCGTCGAACGTGGCGCCGGAGAGGCTCTGGTCCCCCAGATTGGGCGCCTTCTCTATGACCGCCACCGCGATCCCGGAGAGCACCGGGTCCTTCTTGGCGAGCCGCTTGAGGAGTATCGCGCCGGCCAGCGACGCCGGACCTCCCCCCACGAAAATGACGTCGAACGAGAGGTGCATGATTCGCTATAGGGCAATTAACCACATGTGATGTCAAGAGTTTCTGCTTTGAACGACCCCACGGTTCTGCTATCCTCTGCACGTTATGGAGCAGCATGGCGAATCGCTGAAGGAAGATCGACATGACTCGCAGCCGGCGCGGCCGAGGGTCATGGGCATGAGGCGCGAGATATTCCTCGCGATCATCGCCGGGGTCGTCCTCCTCGGGTGCATCGTCGCTATCAGACAGAGTTTCAGGGAAGGACAAGAGACGAAGAGGCTGGCCGAGAAGGCGGCGCAGTCCGGACCGAAGAAGGACATCGCATCGCTTCGGGACGCAGCCCTGTTGGCGCCCCGCTCCGCCGGCGCACATCTTGACCTGGCTGAGGCGCTGGCAGCAGGGGGGAGACATGCCGAAGCCGTGGATGAATACAGGAAGGCGCTCGAGCTGGACCCGAAGCTGGAGCGGGCCCGCATGGGGCTTGGTCTTTCGTACGGAGAACAGGGCCGTTATGAGGACGCGATCAGGTCCTACGAAGTCGTCCTGAGCTCTGACCCCGGCAACGCAGAGGCCCACTATCAAAAGGGCATGGCTCTTATGAGCCTTGGCCGCAGCGAAGAAGCGATCGGCTCTTTCAGCAGCGCCATCGCGATCAATCCCGAATATTCCCGAAGGGCCGAAGCTCCCCAGGCAGCTGACGAGGGGACGACGCCTGCAACGGACGACGGGCAGACGGCTTCGGCGGCCGAAGATGAAGATCAAGGTGGAACGGTGGATGGTGATAAGGATGGGGAAGAGATTCCACTGACGATGTCCGAAGAGGCCGAGGATCAGTTCGTACAATCAGGAACCCTGGAAAACGATTCCATAGGGATGAACATTGCGCTCGGCACGCTGTTCAACTCTTTCAAGAAATACGGACAGGCGAGCCAGGTGTTTTCAAAGGTGCTTTCAATCGAATCCAACAACGCGGGCGCGCATTTCGGCCTCGGAATAGCCTCTCTCGGGCTCGGGGACAGGAACCGCGCCATAGCCGAGTACAACGTGCTCACCTCGCTCGACCCAGAGCTGGCATCGAAGCTCTTGACCGAGCTGAACAAGTAAACAGCCCCTTGACGATGATAGTATCATATGATACTATCATACTATGAAAAGGCCTCCATACAGCCTCACGGAAAAGATATTCGCGTCATCATCCGAGATCCAACGCCTGCTCGGTAGATACGAGGGCATAATGATGCCCAAACCGAGCGTCAAACTCAGAAGATCAAGTCGCATCAAGACTATTCAAAGCAGCCTGGAGATCGAAGGCAACAAGCTTACACAGGAGCAGGTCACCGCCATACTGGACGACAAAAAAGTCCTGGGACCGCAGAGGGATATACTGGAAGTGAAGAACGCGATCGCCCTCTATGATCAAGCGGATTTGTTCAACATCCTTTCCGAAAAGTCGTTATGCAAGGCGCATTCCATCATGATGAAAGGCCTTATAAAAAGCCCGGGGAAATGGCGATCGGGCAATATCGGCGTCATCGATGGGAGCAAGGTGAAGCATGTAGCTCCGAAACCGAATATGGTGCCGAATCTGATTTCCAATCTGTTTGAATTCCTCAAAAACGAAGAGAAGAAGAAGTACTTAATATCATCCTGTGTGTTTCATTATGAATTGGAATTCATTCATCCGTTTGAAGATGGAAACGGCAGGATGGGCAGGTTTTGGCAGCACTTGATCTTAACCAGGTATCATCCGTTGTTCGAATACACGCCGATAGAATCGGTCATTAGGGATCATCAAAAGGATTATTATTCAGCGCTCGAGAATGCGGACAAGAGCAGCGAATCGACTGTCTTCATCGAGTTTTGTCTTGAGGCCATCCTGAATAGTCTATCGAGTTTCCTCGACGAACTTAAGCCGGAGCCGCTCACCACCGAAAGTCGCTTGGAAAATGCAAAAGGGCAATTCGGCAAAAATTGGTTTTCCCGAAAAGACTACATCAGATTTTTCAAAACCATATCCACGGCAACGGCAAGCAGGGACCTCTTATTTGGAATGGAATCAAAGTTGCTCGAAAAGAAGGGAGACAAAGCGACCACTGAATACAGGTTTGTTTGAGAAGGGGTTTGGCGCTCCCAACCGGACTCGAACCGGTGTCTTAGCCTTGAGAGGGCTATGTCCTAAACCGCTAGACGATGGGAGCAAAAGGCGCCACCTCTGACGCCAAAATTGTCGCACGCAATTAGCAGATTCCTGAAGACGAGGCAAGCGCTTAAAATTTCAAGAGTTCTCAGTGCTTTACAGAAAACGCCACCGCACGCCCGCCAGCTGATCCACTATTTGCTTGCCTTTGAGGGAATATGGGGTATTTTGCGTGCCATGGGCTTTGCAGGGAACATGCCGGCCCTGCTGCTGATAGGGCCAACAGGCTCCGGAAAGTCGCCCCTTGGGGCGATGCTGGAAAAACGCACAGGCTGGGTCCATTTCGATTTCAGCCACGAACTCCGATCGATCGTCCGCGGCGCATCAGACCACGACCTCACTGAAGAGGAAATCGCATA from bacterium encodes:
- a CDS encoding Fic family protein; its protein translation is MKRPPYSLTEKIFASSSEIQRLLGRYEGIMMPKPSVKLRRSSRIKTIQSSLEIEGNKLTQEQVTAILDDKKVLGPQRDILEVKNAIALYDQADLFNILSEKSLCKAHSIMMKGLIKSPGKWRSGNIGVIDGSKVKHVAPKPNMVPNLISNLFEFLKNEEKKKYLISSCVFHYELEFIHPFEDGNGRMGRFWQHLILTRYHPLFEYTPIESVIRDHQKDYYSALENADKSSESTVFIEFCLEAILNSLSSFLDELKPEPLTTESRLENAKGQFGKNWFSRKDYIRFFKTISTATASRDLLFGMESKLLEKKGDKATTEYRFV
- a CDS encoding tetratricopeptide repeat protein, which gives rise to MEQHGESLKEDRHDSQPARPRVMGMRREIFLAIIAGVVLLGCIVAIRQSFREGQETKRLAEKAAQSGPKKDIASLRDAALLAPRSAGAHLDLAEALAAGGRHAEAVDEYRKALELDPKLERARMGLGLSYGEQGRYEDAIRSYEVVLSSDPGNAEAHYQKGMALMSLGRSEEAIGSFSSAIAINPEYSRRAEAPQAADEGTTPATDDGQTASAAEDEDQGGTVDGDKDGEEIPLTMSEEAEDQFVQSGTLENDSIGMNIALGTLFNSFKKYGQASQVFSKVLSIESNNAGAHFGLGIASLGLGDRNRAIAEYNVLTSLDPELASKLLTELNK